A window of Amycolatopsis sp. 195334CR genomic DNA:
CGGGTCAGCCGGGTCAGCCGGGTCAGCCGGGTCAGCCGGGTCAGCCGGGTCAGCCGGGTCAGTCTAGCATCGGTCCGGCTCTGCCCGGGTCAGCCCGGCCTCGGTCCGGCTCAGTCCGGCATCGGTCCGGCTCAGCCCGGGTCAGCCGGGTCAGCCGGGTCAGTCTGGCATCGGTCCGGCTCTGCCCGGGTCAGCCCGGCCTCGGTCCGGCTCAGTCCGGGGCGGTCCGGCTCAGTCGGTCCAGCTCGGCCGGGTCAGGCCGTTCTCGCCGTTCGCGAGATCAGCCGGCTCGCCTGCCGGATGGCCTCGACCAGCTCGGCGACCGCCTCGGACTGGCCGGTGGAGTAGCGGAAGGAGTACGGGCCGAGCTTGTCGGCGAACATGGGCACGTTCCGGACGATCTCGGTGGAGCCGCCCTCGACGCTGAAGTCCACCCGGCCCGGCCGCCACGTCGTGGACGGCTGGTGGCTGATCCCGCTGATCTTGCCCACCGGGAACCGGGTGTGCTGGTCGCCGGGGAAGTTCCAGGAATCCTTGATCGCGATGCTGATCGTCACGGTGCGCCCGTCGAACTGGAGCGAGCGGCGCCGGCTTTCCACCTGTGCGTGCACGAGAAGCCCCTCCTCGTCCCGGAAAGCACCGAGCCTAAGGCCGCGACCAGGGAAGTCAAGGCACGGTGACCTACCATTCCGGTGTCAGGTAAGGAAAAACCGCCAGCGTTCCTGACGGTCGTGGTGCATCGGCGTCAGGCTTCGTAGTGCTGGAACCCCAGCCACAGCTCCGCCCACGGCTTGACCGGGTCCCGGCAGATCCAGAGTGGAGTGCCCTGCTCCTCGTTCTCCACGCCCACGCCGTTGTCGATGGTGCCCGCGCGGGCCACCGAACCGAACCTCGCTTCGAGGGCGCGGCCGTCGCCGAAACCGACGGCGAGAACGGGCGCGGAGTCGGCGGGCGGCCCCCAGAGCCAGTAGTTGTTGTGGCCGCTGACCGGTTGCCCCAGGCCGTACGGCCCGCCGAGCAGTTCGATCGCGCCCGCCTGGCCGTAGTTCGACGTCAACACCACCGCACCGGGCGCCGTCGTGTCGCGGACCGCGGCGACCTGCTGGACGAACGCGGGCCAGCCGATGGTCTCCGCGAGCACCGGGTTGAGGTCGGTGATCGGCAGGTCCCGGTGCGCGGACACGGGCAGGACCGGCAGCGCCATCGGCACCGCGACCAGCCCCGCCACGCCGACCGCGACCGGCACCAGCGCCCGCCGCCGGGACCAGCGCTCCGCGGCCACCCCGCCCGCCGCGAACAAGGACCACGTACATCGGCGCCAGGTAGTAGTACTTCCCGCCGACGCCCATCAGCAGCACCAGCAGCACCACGGACAACCAGCCGAACAGCCGGAACTCCACGGTGCGGAACAACCACCACAGCCCGGCGACCCACACCGGCGCGAGCAGCGGGTTCATCGTCACGACCTGCATCGGCAGGAACAACGCCGCGCCCGCCAGGCCGCCCTCGTCCGCACGGATGGACGCCGAGACCGCGAGCATCGGCCAGTCGTGCGCGGCCTGC
This region includes:
- a CDS encoding DUF4429 domain-containing protein, with amino-acid sequence MHAQVESRRRSLQFDGRTVTISIAIKDSWNFPGDQHTRFPVGKISGISHQPSTTWRPGRVDFSVEGGSTEIVRNVPMFADKLGPYSFRYSTGQSEAVAELVEAIRQASRLISRTARTA
- a CDS encoding glycosyltransferase family 39 protein; this encodes MNRTTGVSGAPTGHARGPALLIAAGTVVLHAVCATAYGYHRDEFYFLAESKRLDWAFASEPPFTPLLGRLSTTLFGDSLLGLRLWPALAGAAVVLLTTLIARDLGGGRRAQVIAGLAMGTATVSLSMFHLFGPSAFDQLAWAGCLWLLLRLVRGADPRWWLGFGLVAGLGFQNKQTLALLGLALPVALLLTPAQRRHAATPWPWLGALLALAIAAPVLVWQAAHDWPMLAVSASIRADEGGLAGAALFLPMQVVTMNPLLAPVWVAGLWWLFRTVEFRLFGWLSVVLLVLLMGVGGKYYYLAPMYVVLVRGGRGGRGALVPAAGAGAGRGRRGGAGRGADGAAGPARVRAPGPADHRPQPGARGDHRLARVRPAGRRGPRHDGARCGGVDVELRPGGRDRTARRAVRPGATGQRPQQLLALGAARRLRARSRRRFRRRPRPRSEVRFGGPRGHHRQRRGRGERGAGHSTLDLPGPGQAVGGAVAGVPALRSLTPMHHDRQERWRFFLT